The window CAGGAGCGAGACGACGCCCACGATCACGGTGCCCTCCTTGCGGTACACCGATTCGGCCAACAGGCCGCCGATCCCGTGGATGTTGAAGATCTTCTCGGTGATGACCGCTCCGCCCATCAGGGCTCCGAGGTCGGCGCCGAGGAAGGTGACGATCGGGATGAGCGCGTTGCGCAGCGCGTGGTTGCCGACGACGCGGCGACGGGGCAAGCCCTTCGCGGTCGCGGTGCGCACGTAGTCGGCGCGCATCGTCTCCATCATCGACGTACGGGTCAGTCGGGCCACGTACGCGAGCGAGGTCGAGGCGAGTACCAGCGCCGGGAGGAGGTAGGCGCGGATGCCGTCGTTCTCGTTGAAGGAGACGGAGAAGAAGTCGATGCCCCAGCTCTTCTTGAGCTGGACGCCCAAGGTCAGCTGAAGGATGAACCCACTCACGAAGACCGGGATCGAGATCACGAGCAGCGTCGAGAGCAGGACGAGCTGGTCGAGGAACTTGCCCCGGCGCAGCGCGGCCATGATGCCGGCGAGCACGCCGACGACGGCCTCGATGAGGAACGCGATGATCGCGAGGTTCATCGTGTAGGGGAAGGCTTCGGTGATCTTGTCCCAGACGGAACGCCCGGTGAGCGTCTCGCCGAAGTTGCCCTGGAACAGGTTGGTTATGTAGTTCCAGTACTGGGACAGGAACGAGTCGTTGAGGTGGTACTTCTCGCGAAGCATCGCCGCGACGATCGGGTCGGCCTTCTTCTCTCCGGCCAGTGCCTGGATCGGGTCACCGGGGAGCTTGAAAGCCAGCCAATAGATGAGGAACGTGGCACCGAGCAGTACAGGGATCGCCTGTACGAGTCGGCGGATGAGGTAGCGGCCCATCAGACCTCCAACGGAAGAACAGGGGGAAAGGGCGGGCGGGCGGAAACCTGATTCCGCCTGCCCGCCCCCGCAGTCCCCTTGGTGAAGAGGGGTGTCAGCTGAGTTCGACGTTCGCCAGGTCCATGCGGCCCTGGGCGTCGACCTCGACGTTCTTCACGGACTTGGAGTAGGCCGAAGAAGACATGTACGTGAAGACGGGGATGTACGGAAGGTCGCGGATGATGATGTCATCGGCCTTCTGGTACAGCTTCAGACCCTCAGCGGGGTCCTTCGCCTCGTCCGCCTGCTTCATGACGGCCTCGAACTCGTCGTTCTTGTAGTGGCCGTAGTTGGAGCCGTTCTCGATCGCGACCTTCGAGAAGATCGGACGGAGGTAGTTCTCGGCCGCCGGGTAGTCCATGGACCACGCCATGCGGAACGCGCCCTTGTACTTCGAGGCGCCCAGGTCGTCCAGCATGTCGCCGAACTTGGCGTACGGCTTGGCGGTGACCTCGATGCCGAGGTTCTGCTTCAGCTGGTTCGCGACGGCCTCGATCCACTCCTTGTGGCCGCCGTCGGCGTTGTAGCCGAGCTCCATCTTGTTGCCCGGGATGCCGCCGGCCTTCTCGAAGATCTCCTTCGCCTTGGCCGGGTTGTACGTGCCGAACTCGCCGAGCGCGCCCTTGCGGTAGCCGGGGACGATCGGGCTGATGAAGTCGTCGGCCGGCTTGCGGGTGCCGTTGAAGATGCTCTTGCCGATGGCGTCCCGGTCGATGGCCATGGAGATCGCCTGACGGATCTCCAGCTTGCCGAAGGTCTCGGGGTTCTGCTCGAGCGGCAGGCCGACGTAGCCGACACCGGACTCCGGCTTGTAGATGTAGCGCTCGCCGAACTCCTGGGAGACGGTGGCCATCGCCGAGATGGGGAGCTTGTCCAGGATCTGGATGTTGTCGGCGCGCAGGTCGTTGTACGCCGTGTCCAGGTTGTCGTAGATCTTGAAGGTGACGCCGGACAGCTTGGCGCGACCCTCGGCCGGGTACTTGTCGTACCGCTTGACCTTGATCTGCTTGTTGTGGTCCCAGACGCCGTCCATCTGGAAGGCACCGTTGCCGATGGGGGCCTCGCCGAACTTCTTCGGGTCGGCCTCGAAGGCCTTCGGCAGCGGGTAGAAGGCGTTGTAGCCCAGCATCGTCTTGAACTGGGAGAAGGACTCCTTCAGCGTGACGGTGAAGGTGTTCTCGCTGACGACCTTGAGGCCCTTGAGCTCCTTGGCGGTGGGCTTCTTGTCCTTGCCCGGGGCCAGCTCGTCGGAACCGTCGATCTTCGAGAAGAAGGGCAGGCCCTCGGCGGCGTTGTCCTGGTTGGCACCCCAGTTCCAGGCGCGGACGAACGACTGGGCGTCGACCTTCTCGCCGTTGTGGAAGGTGTAGCCGTCCTTGATCTTGATCGTCCAGGTCTTCGAGTCCGTGGTCTCGATGGACTCGGCGACCGCGAGCTTCGGCTCGTTGGTCTTGTTGTCGTACTTGACCAGACCGGTGAAGAGCGCGTTGAGAACCTCGGCACCTTCGGACTCGGCGGTGTTCTGACCGACCAGGCCGTGCTGCGGCTCACCAAGCTGCACGGTGATGTTGCCGCCACCCTCGCCTGCGTTGTCCTTGCTGGTGCTGCAAGCCGTGGCAGCCATCGCCACGATGACGGCACCCGCGACCCACTTGGCGCTCGTTGCTCCGCGCATGGGTAATTGCCTCCTCAGGAGTCACTGTCGATTCGTGAAGGACCCGGCTCGCTGACACCCCTGACAGCGAAATCCGGTCCCATCGTGTGTGCTCGTGAGTCGACGCTCCCCACAGCGTGTGACCCATTGACCCGAGCTCAATGGAGCCATCCTCGGGGACTGCCAGACCGTAAACCACACTTAAGTGGTCTCGTTTTCACAACATCACCGCATGGCGAAAACCCGAAATCCGGACAAACAGATAGGAGACAGACACGTGCGAAACGGACGGTTAGCTCATCATCCGGAGTGTCACGATCGGTATCCGGACACCAGAACGAAACAATCCGGTTGACAAACGCGAACGGCCCCGCCCCTCACGATGATCCGTGAGGGGCGGGGCCGTGCCACAGGACGAGTTTCGGCCGGCCGCGGAGCGGCGGCCGACAAGCCCTGGTACTGCGTGCCTACTTGCCGGACTTGGCGCGCGAAGCGGTGCGCGAGCGCTCCTTCTGGTCCAGGACGACCTTGCGGATGCGGACGGCCTCCGGGGTCACCTCGACGCACTCGTCGTCGCGGCAGAACTCCAGGGACTGCTCCAGGGAGAGCTTGCGGGGCGGCACCACGTTCTCGGTGTTGTCCGCCGAAGCCGCACGCATGTTGGTGAGCTTCTTCTCCTTGGTGATGTTCACGTCCATGTCGTCGGAGCGCGAGTTCTCACCGACGATCATGCCCTCGTACACCTCGGTGCCGGGCTCGGTGAACAGGACACCGCGCTCCTGGAGGTTGATCATCGCGAACGGCGTCACGGAGCCGGCGCGGTCGGCGACCAGGGAACCGTTGTTACGGGTCACCAGCTGGCCGAACCACGGCTCGTGGCCCTCGTGGATCGAGTGCGCGATGCCGGTGCCGCGCGTACCGGTCAGGAACTCGGTACGGAAGCCGATGAGACCGCGTGACGGGACGACGAACTCCATGCGGACCCAGCCGGAGCCGTGGTTCGACATGTTGTCCATGCGGCCCTTGCGGACGCCCATGAGCTGCGTGACCGCGCCCATGTGCTCCTCGGGGACGTCGACCGTCATGCGCTCGACCGGCTCGTGCACCTTGCCGTCGATCTCCTGCGTGACGACCTGCGGCTTGCCGATGGTCAGCTCGAAGCCCTCGCGGCGCATCTGCTCGACCAGGATGGCCAGCGCGAGCTCACCGCGGCCCTGGACCTCCCAGGCGTCGGGGCGCTCGGTGTCGAGGACGCGGAGCGAGACGTTGCCGATCAGCTCGCGGTCGAGGCGGTCCTTGACCTGGCGGGCGGTGACCTTGCGGTCCTTGACCGCGGACTTGGCGTCCGCGCCCTTGCCGCTGCCGCCGCGGCCGACCATCGGGGAGGTGTTCGTGCCGATGGTCATGGAGATCGCCGGCTCGTCGACCGAGATCAGCGGGAGCGCGATCGGGTTCTCCGGGTCGGCGAGGGTCTCGCCGATCATGATGTCGGGGAAACCGGCGACGGCGCAGATGTCACCCGGGCCCGCCACCTCGGCCGGCTTGCGGGTGAGCGCCTCGGTCATCATCAGCTCGGTGATGCGGACGTTGGAGATGGTGCCGTCACGCTTGATCCAGGCGACGGTCTGACCCTTGCGGAGCTCGCCCTGCTCGACGCGCACCAGGGCGATGCGGCCGAGGAAGTTGTCGGCGTCCAGGTTGGTGACGTGGGCCTGGAGGGGGGCCTCCTCGTCGAACACCGGGGCGGGGACGTGCTCCAGGATGGTGGAGAAGAACGGCTCCAGGCTGTCGCTGTCCGCGGGGACGGTGCCGTCCTCGGGCTTGGTCAGCGAGGCGACGCCGTCACGGCCGCAGGCGTAGACGATCGGGAACTCGATCTGCTCCTCGTCGGCGTCCAGGTCGAGGAAGAGGTCGTACGTCTCGTTGACGACCTCGTCGATCCGCGAGTCCGGACGGTCCGTCTTGTTGATGCAGAGGATGACCGGCATCTTCGCCTGCAGCGCCTTGCGCAGCACGAAGCGGGTCTGGGGCAGCGGGCCCTCCGACGCGTCCACCAGCAGGACGACCGCGTCCACCATCGACAGACCGCGCTCGACCTCACCACCGAAGTCGGCGTGGCCGGGGGTGTCGATGATGTTGATCGTGATGGGCGCCCCGCCGTCCTTGGGGTGGTACTTCACCGCCGTGTTCTTGGCGAGGATCGTGATGCCCTTCTCACGCTCCAGGTCGTTCGAGTCCATCATGCGGTCGTCGAGGTGCTGGTGGGCGGCGAAGGCACCGGCCTGCTTGAGCATGGCATCGACGATGGTCGTCTTGCCATGGTCGACGTGGGCGACGATGGCGACGTTACGGATGTCGTGGCGCGTGGGCACTTCGGCGCTTCTCCCGGGATCGTGGATGGCGGCGCGTACGGTCCGGCACGCGAGCCTCGACCGGGCGGAAAACCTGCCACGGCCTTACCCCATCGTACGTCGGATGGCGGGAACCGGCTGCCGGGGGGTCTGTCAAGAGGCCGGACGACTGAGCGGGACCGAGGATGAGGTGGGGTGTCTCGGTCGCGCCAGACGCCTGTGTCCACTGGGGATTCACGCAGGTCTACAGGGTGTTCACGCGGGTCAACGGGTATCAACGACCTTGCCCGCCGGGTGTCCGGCGGGCAAGGGACTTGAGTCACTTCTGAGCTTGTGACCCGTGGGTCAACCTGCCGAACCCCCCTTTGTCACCACTTCTTCTCCCCGCGTCCTACTTCTTCTTCTCGTCGCCCTTGGCCGGGGCGGCCTTCTTCCAGCCGATGTCCTGGAAGCGGGGGGCGCCGAGGCCGAAGGCGCCCGCGTTGACCAGATTCGGCTTGACGGCGACCAGCTCGGGGCGCTGGTACAGCGGGACGGAGCCGGCCGCGGCCCAGATCCGGGCGTCGGCCTTGCGCATCAGCTCGCGGGACTGGTCCTCGTCCAGTTCGCCGACGGCCTGGTCGAAGAGCTGGTCGATGTGGTCCGTGCCGACCCGGGTGTAGTTCTGTTCGACGAGGAGGGACCCGTCGGCGGCGGGTTCCGGCTTCGCGAAGATGGGCCGGGCGTCGGTGGCCGGGTAGGCCGTCGCCGGCCAGGAGTACAGGGCCAGGTCGTACTGGCCCGAGGCGATGTGGTCCTTGAAGAAGCTGTCGTCCGCCACCTTGGTCAGCTCGGTGTTCACGCCGAGCTTGCGCAGCATCTGCGAGATCCGCTCGCCGACCGCCCGCAGGGCCTCCGAGCCGGGGCCGGAGGGAAGGACGAAGCGCAGGGTGAGCGGCTTGCCGTCCTTGGCGAGCACGCTGCCCGAGGTGTGGGCCTGCTTGGCCGGGGCCGGGCTGGCCTTGGCGGGCTCCTTGTCGTCCTCGCCCTCCTCGCCGTCGAGGGTCGGGCCGCGCTTTCCGTCGTCCTGCGCCTGGTCCTCGGTCCCGGCTTCCTCCCGGGCCCGGGCCTGGGCCTGCGCCTGGCCGAGCAGCGTCGTCTCCTGCGCCGCCGCGAACGGGGCCGAAGAGAGCCGCCCCTCGCGGGCCTCGGGTGCGGAGGCGTCCGCGTCGACGATCTCGCCGTCCGGCAGCCGGCCCTCGGGGAGGTCCTCGTCGTGGTCGCCGTCGGAGCCGTCGTGGTCGCCGGGCGCGCGGGCCGGCGCCTTGGCGTCGCCGGCCTTCCCGTCGTCCTGGCCGACGATGTAGAGGCCGTCGTTGCCGGTGCCCGGGCCCGAGGGGGTCTTGCCGTCGTCCTGCCCGGCCGTCTTGTCGCTCTCGGGGCCGGCCTTGGTGCCGAGGGGCGCGGTGAGCTTGCCGCCCTGGCGCCATCCGGCGTCGGCGAGCAGGGCCTGGGCGGCCTGGGTGTCCTGGCCGCCGAGCGCGTCGCTGTTGTCGGCGTACGCGCGCTGCCCGGCGAGCGCCAGGTGGCTGCCCACCGGCTTCGCGGGCAGGCCGAGCGGCTTCAGCACGATCTCGGCCAGCGCCTTGCGGTCCAGGGCGCGGGCCACGGCGCGTCGGACCCGCTCGTCGGCGAGGGGGCCGGTGGAGCCGTTCATCGCGAGCTGCGTGTAGGCGGGCTCCAGCGACTTGCGGACCGTGAAGGTGCGCAGGGCCGCCTGCTCGTCGGCGTACTTCCTGACCGCTTCCGCGTCCTTGCGGCGGGTCTCCTGTTCGGCGGCGGCCTTGCTCTCGTCCTGCCCGTACGCCACCGCCCAGGACAGGGTGGCCTGGGCGGCCGTCACGGAGGTGCCGGGGCCGTGCGCGCCCTTGGCGCCCGAGGCCCGGCCGCCGTCGCGCAGGGCGAGGGCGATCCGGTCGGCGCCGGCGCGGTCGATCTCCGCCATGTCGAGGCGGCCGGCGGCCAGGGCGGCCGGGCGTTCGGCGCGGGGGACGGCCGTGAGGACCAGGGTGTCCAGCTTGGCGGGGCGGCCCCACCAGCGGGCGTTGCGGGTGAGCGCCACGGTGCCGGTCTTCTTGTCGACGGCCCCGAGGTTGAAGGGTCCGGCGGTCACCTTGAGGGCGCCGCGGGCGCCTTCGTTGAAGGCCTCGGGGGTGCCCGTGACCTGCTTCGGGTAGAGCGGGCTGAAGAGGGAGCGCCAGTCGGCGTACGGCTTGGCGAAGGTGACCTTGACCTCCAGGTCGGTCTTGCCCCGCTCGATCTTCTCGATGCGCTCGTAACCGGCGTTGCGGGCGGTCCAGTACGCCGAGTCCTTGCCGTTCAGGGCCCTCCACTGGGCCACGAAGTCGGCGGCCCCGATCTCCCGGCCGTCGCTCCACACCGCCTGCTGGTTCAGCTTGTACAGCACGACCTGCTTGGGCTCGCGCTCGGTGACCTCGGCCTTCTCCAGGTAGTCCGGGTTGACCACCGGGCGCCCCTTGGCGTCCATCACGAACAGTTGGGGCAGCACCGCCCCGGCGATGCGGCCGGTGGCGGCGTCGGCGTCGGCCTGGAAGGTGTTCAGGGTGTCCGGGAGGTTGTCCACGGCCCAGCGCAGGACACCGCCGTCGACGACCCGGTCGCGGGCGGTCGTCGCGATGTCCTGGCCCGCGGCGGCCGGGCCGCCGTCGTCCTCACCCGCGCCGCATCCCGCGAGCAGCGGCAGTGCGAGGACTCCCGAGGTCAGGAGCGCCAAGGACCTGCGCCTTCTCTGGGTCATGGGTGGTACCTCCGGGGCGGGGCGTGGGTGCGTGAGCAGGGGGGACTTGATCACGTTCGGCGGTATATGGAGCTGATCACACTGGGTGCCGAAGCCCACTGAAATCCACGGCCCCCCGGGTCTCCCGCACCACACCCTCGCCACGCCGCGAACCCCACCCGTGCGGACCAATCGCCCCGGCGGCGCGAGCGCGCGTTCCCCCGGAAGAGGGACGGGGACGGGGGTGCGGGGGCGCACGGATCAAGCCCTCGCGCCCGCAATCGGTGCACGTGCCTTCACAACCGGGGACGGGAGGGGCGACACTCTCAGGCGCCCGTGAGCACGGCCACCGCACCCGCGGAAGTGAGGGCAAGTCATGTCCCTGCACGATGATTTGACCGCCGTACGACGCGACCTCGACGAGCTCGTCCGCAAGGTCGAGCGGCTGGAGCGCACGGCGGGGCGCCGGGATGCGCAGGGCCCTCGGCCCGCGGCCCCCGACCCGTCCCGGATGGTGACCATCCCCGACGCGCCGTACGACAGCACGCTGTGGACGGACACCGACGACGAGGGTCTCGGCGCCCGCGACCGGCGCGCCCCCTGACCGACCCGGCTGGGCACCACCCCGGCGCTTTCCCCGCCGCATGCGCGCCTCGCACCACTCGCGTACCACCGGCGCACGCCGTGGCACCGATCACTCCCTCATCACTCCACCCGGAGTCCCCCTTGGCCACAGGCACGGAACCATCCCGACAGCGGACCGGCGGGGTCCACGGGCCCACCAGGGCTTCGATCGCCGCCCGACATCTGCGGACCGACCGGTGGTGGCTGTCGCCCGCCGGCACCGCGGCGGGACTGCTCGCCTTCATCGTCTACTCGACGTGGCGGGCCTTCTCGAACGCCGACTACTACGCGGCCCCGTACGTCTCGCCCTTCTACTCCCCCTGTCTGGCGGAGAGCTGCGCGACGATGCGCGGCGGCCCCAACGCGGACCTCCTCGGCAGCTGGTGGGGCCTGTCCCCCGCCCTGCTGATCCTGATCTTCCCGCTCGGCTTCCGGCTGACCTGCTACTACTACCGCAAGGCCTACTACCGGGGCTTCTGGGCCTCGCCGCCCGCCTGCGCCGTCGCCGAGCCGCACGCGAGGTACACCGGGGAGACCCGCTTCCCGCTGATCCTCCAGAACGTGCACCGGTACTTCTTCTACGCGGCGGTGCCGGTCGCGGGCATCCTCACCTACGACACCGTGCTGACCTTCCGCGACGACCGTTACGAGTGGGGCCACATGGGCCTCGGGACGCTGTTGTTCCTGGTCAACATCGTGCTGATCTGGGCCTACACCCTGTCGTGCCATTCCTGCCGGCACATCATGGGCGGCCGGCTGAAGCACTTCTCCAAGCACCCGGTGCGCTACCGGATCTGGGGGTGGGTGAGCCGGCTCAACACCCGTCACATGCAGCTCGCGTGGGCCTCGCTGATCAGCGTCGCCGCGTGCGATTTCTACGTCTACCTGGTCGCCGGCGGCGCCTTCACCGACCCGAGGATCTTCTGACATGGCTCAAGTCGACCGACAGCAGTGGGACGTGGTCGTGGTCGGTGCGGGCGGCGCCGGGTTGCGGGCCGCGATCGAGGCCCGCGAACGGGGCGCCCGTACGGCCGTGATCTGCAAGTCCCTCTTCGGCAAGGCCCACACGGTGATGGCGGAGGGCGGGATCGCCGCCTCCATGGGCAACGTGAACGAGGGCGACAACTGGCAGGTGCACTTCCGCGACACCCTGCGCGGCGGCAAGTTCCTCAACCAGTGGCGGATGGCCGAGCTGCACGCGAAGGAAGCACCTGACCGGGTCTGGGAGTTGGAGACCTGGGGCGCCCTGTTCGACCGGACGCCCGACGGGAGGATCTCCCAGCGCAACTTCGGTGGCCACGAGTACCCGCGCCTCGCCCACGTCGGCGACCGGACCGGCCTGGAACTGATCCGCACCCTCCAGCAGAAGATCGTCCAGCTCCAGCAGGAGGACTTCAAGGAGCACGGCGACCACGAGGCCCGGCTCAAGGTCTTCCAGGAGTGCACGGTCACCCGCGTGTTGAAGGATCGCAGCCTGAAGGACGGGGAGAGGGTCTCGGGCACCTTCTGCTACGAGCGCGAGAGCGGCCGCTTCTTCGTCCTGGAGGCGCCGGCCGTGGTGCTGGCCACGGGCGGGATCGGGAAGTCCTTCAAGACCACCTCGAACTCCTGGGAGTACACGGGCGACGGCCACGCGCTGGCCCTCCTCGCGGGCGCGCCGCTGCTGAACATGGAGTTCGTGCAGTTCCACCCGACGGGCATGGTCTGGCCGCCCTCGGTGAAGGGGATCCTCGTCACCGAGTCGGTGCGCGGCGACGGCGGGGTGCTGCGCAACAGCGAGGGCAAGCGGTTCATGTTCGACTACGTCCCGGACGTCTTCAAGGAGAAGTACGCGGAGTCCGAGGAGGAGGGCGACCGCTGGTACGAGGACCCGGACCACAACCGGCGCCCGCCCGAGCTGCTGCCCCGCGACGAGGTGGCGCGGGCCATCAACTCCGAGGTCAAGGCGGGTCGCGGCTCCCCGCACGGCGGGGTCTTCCTGGACGTGTCCACCCGGATGCCCGCCGAGCGGATCAGGCGGCGGCTGCCGTCGATGTACCACCAGTTCAAGGAGCTGGCGGACGTGGACATCACGGCCGAGGCGATGGAGGTCGGCCCGACCTGTCACTACGTGATGGGCGGGATCGCGGTGGAGTCCGACACCGCGGCCACCCTGGGGGTGCCGGGGCTGTTCGCCGCCGGCGAGGTCGCGGGCGGCATGCACGGCTCGAACCGGCTGGGCGGCAACTCCCTGTCCGACCTGCTGGTCTTCGGTCGGCGGGCCGGGCTGCACGCGGCGGCGCACGCCGCCTCGTCCGCCGAACGCCCGGCCGTCTCCCCGACGGAGATCGACGCGGCGGCGCAGGAGGCGCTGGCCCCGTTCCACGCCGCGGAGGGCGCGGAGAACCCGTACACGCTGCACCAGGAGCTCCAGACCACCATGAACGACCTGGTCGGGATCATCCGCCGGGCCGGCGAGATGGCCGAGGCCCTGGAGCGGCTCGCGGGTCTGCGGGAGCGGGCGGCGCGCGCCGGGGTCGAGGGCCACCGGCAGTTCAACCCGGGCTGGCACCTGGCGCTGGACCTGCGGAACATGCTGCTGGTCAGCGAGTGCGTGGCCCGGGCGGCCCTGGAACGCACCGAGAGCCGCGGCGGGCACACCCGCGAGGACTGCCCGGCGATGGAGCGGGACTGGCGGCCGGTGAACCTGCTGTGCCGGCCGGTGGACCCGGCGCCCGCCGATCCCGCGGCCGACCGGATCGAGCTCACGCGGGTCCGCACCGAACCCATCCGTCCCGACCTGCTCGCCCTGTTCGAGAAGGACGAGCTGGTCAAGTACCTCGCCGAAGAGGAGCTCTACGAGTGACTGACTACGACGCCCACTTCCGGATCTGGCGGGGCGACGCGGAGGGCGGGGAGCTGCGGGACTTCACGGTGGAGGTGCACGACGGGGAGGTGGTCCTGGACATCGTGCACCGGCTCCAGGCCACCCAGGCGTCGGATCTCGCGGTCCGCTGGAACTGCAAGGCGGGCAAGTGCGGCTCGTGCAGCGCGGAGGTCAACGGCCGGCCGCGGCTGATGTGCATGACCCGCATGTCCGTCTTCGACCGCGAGGAGACGATCACGGTCACCCCGCTGCGGGCCTTCCCGGTGATCCGGGACCTGGTCACGGACGTGTCGTTCAACTACGAGAAGGCGCGCGAGGTGCCGGCCTTCGTGCCGCCGGAGGGGGTGGCGCCCGGCGCGTACCGGATGCGGCAGGTGGACGTGGAGCGCTCGCAGGAGTTCCGCAAGTGCATCGAGTGCTTCCTGTGCCAGGACACCTGTCACGTGGTGCGGGACCACGAGGAGAACAAGACCTCCTTCGCCGGTCCGCGCTTCCTCATGCGGGTGGCGGAGCTGGACATGCACCCGTTGGACGCGGCCGCCGAGGCGGGACTGGACCGCAAGCGCGCGGCCCAGGACGAGCACGGGCTGGGCTACTGCAACATCACCAAGTGCTGTACGGAGGTCTGCCCCGAGGGCATCAAGATCACGGACAACGCGCTGATCCCCCTGAAGGAACGCGTGGTGGACCGCTCCTACGATCCCCTGGTCTGGCTCGGGAACAAGATCGGCCGGCGTTCGACCCGGTAGCGATCGCGTGCGTGCGATCCGGTGATCACTCCGGGTGCGGGGGTGGGAAACCGCCCATACGCTCCGAAATGTGACTCCGTCGAAGAGACGCACCACCGCCGGGCCGGCAGTACGGGCCGCACTCGCGCTCTGCGCCGCGCTGCTGGCGGTCGGCGGGTGGGGGGTGTCGTCGGCGCCGCCCGCCCGCGCCGACGATCCCGTGACGCTGTCCAAGCAGGGGCAGATCACCGACCGGGTCGGGGCGCTGGGCGACCGCGCGCCGGCCGTCGTGTCCGCGTTGGACAAGCTGTACGCCGACCGCAGGATCCAGCTCTTCGTCACGTACGTCCGGGACTTCTCCGGGCGTTCCCCCCAGAGCTGGGCGGACGCCACGGCGCAGAAGAACGGGCTCGGTCAGAACGACGTCCTGTTGGCCGTGGCGACCGGCGACCGGCAGTACGCCTATTCGGCCGACGTGGACTCCGGCTTCACCGAACAGCAGTTGGCCGGCGTCGCGCGGACCGCCATCGAGCCCGCCTTGCGGGAGAACGACTGGGCGGGCGCCGCGATCGGCGCGGCCAACGGGTACAACGCCGTCCTGGGCGGCCTGCCCGTGCCCGTGCCCACGCTCACCCCCGGCGAGGCGGATCCGGGCGGGTCCGCGAGCGGTGACGGCGCCGGGGA of the Streptomyces sp. NBC_01426 genome contains:
- the typA gene encoding translational GTPase TypA, encoding MPTRHDIRNVAIVAHVDHGKTTIVDAMLKQAGAFAAHQHLDDRMMDSNDLEREKGITILAKNTAVKYHPKDGGAPITINIIDTPGHADFGGEVERGLSMVDAVVLLVDASEGPLPQTRFVLRKALQAKMPVILCINKTDRPDSRIDEVVNETYDLFLDLDADEEQIEFPIVYACGRDGVASLTKPEDGTVPADSDSLEPFFSTILEHVPAPVFDEEAPLQAHVTNLDADNFLGRIALVRVEQGELRKGQTVAWIKRDGTISNVRITELMMTEALTRKPAEVAGPGDICAVAGFPDIMIGETLADPENPIALPLISVDEPAISMTIGTNTSPMVGRGGSGKGADAKSAVKDRKVTARQVKDRLDRELIGNVSLRVLDTERPDAWEVQGRGELALAILVEQMRREGFELTIGKPQVVTQEIDGKVHEPVERMTVDVPEEHMGAVTQLMGVRKGRMDNMSNHGSGWVRMEFVVPSRGLIGFRTEFLTGTRGTGIAHSIHEGHEPWFGQLVTRNNGSLVADRAGSVTPFAMINLQERGVLFTEPGTEVYEGMIVGENSRSDDMDVNITKEKKLTNMRAASADNTENVVPPRKLSLEQSLEFCRDDECVEVTPEAVRIRKVVLDQKERSRTASRAKSGK
- a CDS encoding ABC transporter family substrate-binding protein, with protein sequence MTQRRRRSLALLTSGVLALPLLAGCGAGEDDGGPAAAGQDIATTARDRVVDGGVLRWAVDNLPDTLNTFQADADAATGRIAGAVLPQLFVMDAKGRPVVNPDYLEKAEVTEREPKQVVLYKLNQQAVWSDGREIGAADFVAQWRALNGKDSAYWTARNAGYERIEKIERGKTDLEVKVTFAKPYADWRSLFSPLYPKQVTGTPEAFNEGARGALKVTAGPFNLGAVDKKTGTVALTRNARWWGRPAKLDTLVLTAVPRAERPAALAAGRLDMAEIDRAGADRIALALRDGGRASGAKGAHGPGTSVTAAQATLSWAVAYGQDESKAAAEQETRRKDAEAVRKYADEQAALRTFTVRKSLEPAYTQLAMNGSTGPLADERVRRAVARALDRKALAEIVLKPLGLPAKPVGSHLALAGQRAYADNSDALGGQDTQAAQALLADAGWRQGGKLTAPLGTKAGPESDKTAGQDDGKTPSGPGTGNDGLYIVGQDDGKAGDAKAPARAPGDHDGSDGDHDEDLPEGRLPDGEIVDADASAPEAREGRLSSAPFAAAQETTLLGQAQAQARAREEAGTEDQAQDDGKRGPTLDGEEGEDDKEPAKASPAPAKQAHTSGSVLAKDGKPLTLRFVLPSGPGSEALRAVGERISQMLRKLGVNTELTKVADDSFFKDHIASGQYDLALYSWPATAYPATDARPIFAKPEPAADGSLLVEQNYTRVGTDHIDQLFDQAVGELDEDQSRELMRKADARIWAAAGSVPLYQRPELVAVKPNLVNAGAFGLGAPRFQDIGWKKAAPAKGDEKKK
- a CDS encoding fumarate reductase/succinate dehydrogenase flavoprotein subunit, whose amino-acid sequence is MAQVDRQQWDVVVVGAGGAGLRAAIEARERGARTAVICKSLFGKAHTVMAEGGIAASMGNVNEGDNWQVHFRDTLRGGKFLNQWRMAELHAKEAPDRVWELETWGALFDRTPDGRISQRNFGGHEYPRLAHVGDRTGLELIRTLQQKIVQLQQEDFKEHGDHEARLKVFQECTVTRVLKDRSLKDGERVSGTFCYERESGRFFVLEAPAVVLATGGIGKSFKTTSNSWEYTGDGHALALLAGAPLLNMEFVQFHPTGMVWPPSVKGILVTESVRGDGGVLRNSEGKRFMFDYVPDVFKEKYAESEEEGDRWYEDPDHNRRPPELLPRDEVARAINSEVKAGRGSPHGGVFLDVSTRMPAERIRRRLPSMYHQFKELADVDITAEAMEVGPTCHYVMGGIAVESDTAATLGVPGLFAAGEVAGGMHGSNRLGGNSLSDLLVFGRRAGLHAAAHAASSAERPAVSPTEIDAAAQEALAPFHAAEGAENPYTLHQELQTTMNDLVGIIRRAGEMAEALERLAGLRERAARAGVEGHRQFNPGWHLALDLRNMLLVSECVARAALERTESRGGHTREDCPAMERDWRPVNLLCRPVDPAPADPAADRIELTRVRTEPIRPDLLALFEKDELVKYLAEEELYE
- a CDS encoding peptide ABC transporter substrate-binding protein yields the protein MRGATSAKWVAGAVIVAMAATACSTSKDNAGEGGGNITVQLGEPQHGLVGQNTAESEGAEVLNALFTGLVKYDNKTNEPKLAVAESIETTDSKTWTIKIKDGYTFHNGEKVDAQSFVRAWNWGANQDNAAEGLPFFSKIDGSDELAPGKDKKPTAKELKGLKVVSENTFTVTLKESFSQFKTMLGYNAFYPLPKAFEADPKKFGEAPIGNGAFQMDGVWDHNKQIKVKRYDKYPAEGRAKLSGVTFKIYDNLDTAYNDLRADNIQILDKLPISAMATVSQEFGERYIYKPESGVGYVGLPLEQNPETFGKLEIRQAISMAIDRDAIGKSIFNGTRKPADDFISPIVPGYRKGALGEFGTYNPAKAKEIFEKAGGIPGNKMELGYNADGGHKEWIEAVANQLKQNLGIEVTAKPYAKFGDMLDDLGASKYKGAFRMAWSMDYPAAENYLRPIFSKVAIENGSNYGHYKNDEFEAVMKQADEAKDPAEGLKLYQKADDIIIRDLPYIPVFTYMSSSAYSKSVKNVEVDAQGRMDLANVELS
- a CDS encoding ABC transporter permease, with amino-acid sequence MGRYLIRRLVQAIPVLLGATFLIYWLAFKLPGDPIQALAGEKKADPIVAAMLREKYHLNDSFLSQYWNYITNLFQGNFGETLTGRSVWDKITEAFPYTMNLAIIAFLIEAVVGVLAGIMAALRRGKFLDQLVLLSTLLVISIPVFVSGFILQLTLGVQLKKSWGIDFFSVSFNENDGIRAYLLPALVLASTSLAYVARLTRTSMMETMRADYVRTATAKGLPRRRVVGNHALRNALIPIVTFLGADLGALMGGAVITEKIFNIHGIGGLLAESVYRKEGTVIVGVVSLLIIVYLVANLIVDLLYAVLDPRIRYA